The DNA window AAGGGCTGATGGCGGTACCGCCGTTTCTGGATGACGTTGAAGCCGTGCGTCCCTTCTTTCGCCGGTTGCGCGAATTGCGTGACGCCGCCGTGCAGGCTGGCGTGGTTGGCCCCGCCTTCCGCGAGCTTTCGATGGGCATGAGCAATGATTTTGAGGTCGCCATCGAAGAAGGCGCGACCTTTGTGCGCGTAGGCACGGCGCTCTTTGGCGCCCGGCAATACGTTTGAAGTAACACCCAGCATCCCAACTCTCTCACATCGCTATGTCACCACTCATCACTGCTGGACGAAGCTTACTCACGTTGGCCGCTTGGCTGACTGCCACCACTGATCTGCTGATTCAGATCGCGCTGGGCCTTGTGCTGGTGCTGCTGCTGATTCGCTTTTTGGTGGATAAATTCAATCTCAATCCATTTGGGCGCATTGCCTATTACGCGCGCCGCCCGACGAACAAGTGGTTTTATGAGATAAAGAATTCGCAGTTTTACCAGCCCTTGCGCCAGGCCTTTGGGTTTGACCCGTTGTGGATATTGTTAATCGTGGCTTTCGTGCTGTTTTTCTATTTGCTGCGTAGTCTGGTGCAGGATGTGGCGATTCTGCTGAGCAGTATCGGCTACACGCTGAATTACTTTGGCGAAGGTGCAATGCTGCAAGGCGTGCGCGCGGTGATCGGGACGGTGTTGCTGGCGGCGATCTATTTCCTGATGGCGCTGATGACGATTCTGGTGATCTACTCCTGGTTCGGGCTGTTTGACCGCGCGGCGGATTGGGCGGGGCGGCGCATCTACCCTGTACTTTACTCTTTCGACTCCAGCGGCAGACTCGGCCCGCTGATCTTTCTGCTGGCCTTTCTGATTCTGGGCTTTGTCGCCTCGGCTGTGCAAAACGCTTTTTTCTGATGGTCAAGCTCACCGCCCGCGACAACGCTGTTACCTTCGCCGTGCGCGTCCAACCGCGCGCCTCGCAAACCGTCATCGTGGGCGCATTGGATGGCGCGTTGAAATTGCGGCTGGCCGCGCCGCCCGTGGATGGCGCGGCCAATGCAGAATTGATTCGCTGGCTGGCAAAGTTTTTTGACGTGCCGCGCGCAGCCATCGAAATCCTTTCCGGCACGACCGCCAAACAGAAACTCATCCGTGTTAGCGGCGTTCAACCAGCCATTGCCGAGCAGAAAATTAGCGCCGCACTGGCCCAAACCTGACTTTTGCTTTTTCGGCAGCTTGCCTACATAATCCCGCCCGCTTTTTGGTTCGACCACTTTCCCCGGCGGAAAACCCGCCAACCCGAGTTCACAACACGACACCGTCAGCAAGCATTGGAGGAATGCATGAATCAACGCAGGCTCTTTATTGCCAGTTGTCTCTCACTCGTCGTCACGGCGATGATCTTTGTCATTCGCGGCGACATCGCCCCCGCCGTCGAAGGCGCTTATCATTTGAGTCACGAACAATACGCTTTCGTCTCAACGATGGCCTTCTTTGGCTTCGCCGCTTCGATCCTGGCGGCCTCGCCGATGCTGGATGCGCTGGGCATGCGCAATCTGCTCTATCTGGCGTTGGTCTTGCACATTGGCGGCATCCTCGCCTTCATCGCCGCGCCGAATTACACCGTGCTGTACATGTCCATGCTCTTTGCCGGCTTCGGCAACGGCCTGGTCGAAGCCGTGATCAACCCGTTGACGGCGACTGTCTATCCCACTGAAAAAGTGCATCGGCTGAATGTGCTGCATTCGTGGTGGCCGGGCGGCTTGATCATCGGCGGATTGATCGCTTACCTGATGGGCCTACTCAATGTCTCGTGGCAGGTGAAGATGGGCATCGTGATTATCCCGACGATCATTTATGGCTTCCTGATTTTCGGCCAGCAGTTCCCGCAAACCGAACGCATGGCGGCGGGTATCTCGACCGGCGAAATGTTCAAGACGGTGGGCAATCCGGCCTTTCTGTTGTTGCTGTTTTGCATGATGCTGACGGCTTCGATAGAACTGGGGCCGGGCCAGTTACTGGAATCGGTCTTGCGCAACACGGCGAAGATGTCGGGCACGATGGTGTTTGTTTACGGCAGCGCACTGATGTTCGTGCTGCGTTATTTCGCCGGGCCGATTGCGCACAAGCTTTCGCCGATTGGGATGATGTGTATGTCAGTGCTGCTGGCGGGCATCGGCTTGTTTATGCTGGCGGGCGCGACCACGCCGACGTTGGCTTACATTGCGGCGACGATCTTTTATGTCGGTGTCTGTTTTATGTGGCCGACGATGCTGGGCATCACTTCGGAACGCTTCCCGCAAGGCGGTGCGTTGACGATGGGGCTGATGGGCTTTGCCGGGCAGTTCGCGCTGGGTGTGATCATCTTGAAGATGGGCGCGGTGTTTGACGCCTGGGGCGCGGCGGAAGTCTTTAAGTTCGTCTCAAAGCTGGCGCTGATCCCGCTGGTCGTGTTTGCGGCGTGGTGGTTGAAAGACCGCGCGGCGGGCGGCTACAAGGCGGTGCGCTTGAGCCAATCCTAGCGATGGCGGGTTGCGGATTGCGGATTGAATTTCCGCAGGGAAATCCGCAATCCGCAAGCTCAAACCCAAATCCACAGTTAAGCAGTTGAAAACACAGTTTCGACCAATAGCAGCGTTTTTTTTGTCAGCCTGGCTATTCACCCAGGGAGTGAAATTGCGCTGCCGTACAGCAGACTGCCAGTCTGCTGTAGACGCGGCCAGTGGGCTACGCGCCGAGACTACAGCAGACTGGCAGTCTGCTGTACGGTTTTAGCCGTGGATTCAGGCTCAAATCTGCCATCGAATCAGCCGCCAATAATCCCCGCCACGCCGCAAGTCAGACACCGATACAAGGTGCCGGCCCGTTCGGGATACACTTGCACGCGCGCCGGCCCGCAAACGTGTTCGACTTCGATTTCCAGCAACGTGTAATAGTCGTCATCGCTGATGTTGAGCAGCGCGTCAAAGATGCGTTGTTCCGCCGCTGTGCTGCGGTCAATTGCCTCAAAGAAATCGCGTTCTGTCTCGGTCAATTCCCGCTCGTTTTCCGTGCTCATCGTTTTACCCCCGTTTGAGTTTTGCCGCGCCGTTTGGTCAACTACGCAGCCTTCCACCGGCACCATAACGCAAAAAGGAGTCGCCACAAAACTTGTCGAACAAACCCATCCTAATCTTTGATCTCGGCGCCGTACTGATTGATTGGAATCCGCGCTATTTATATCGCCAGTTCTTTGCCGACGAAGCCACGATGGAAGCCTTCTTCGCCGAGGTTGGCTTATCCGAATGGAACGCGCAGCAGGATGCGGGCCGTCCGTTTGCTGAAGCAATCGCGTTGCTGGCAGCGCAATATCCGCACCACGCCGCGCACATTCACGCCTTTTGGGAGCGCTGGCCTGAAATGCTGGGCGGCGCGCTTGAGGGTACCGTTGAGATCATGCGCGAATTGCGCGCGCGCGGGCATCGCTTGTTTGCGCTCAGCAACTGGTCGGCGGAAACCTATCCGCACGCGGCAGCGCGCTTCGAGTTTTTGCAATGGTTCGAATACGTCGCGCTGTCGGGCCGGTTGAAGCTGGTCAAGCCGCAGCCGGAGATTTATGCGCACTTGCAGGAACGCATCGCCCGGCCCGCCGCGGAATGTCTCTTCATTGACGACTCGCTGGCGAACGTCGAAGCGGCGTGGCAATGCGGCTGGCAGGCGATCCATTTCACTACGCCTGGGGCGTTGCAGGTTGAATTGGTACGGCGAGGAATTTTGTAGGCCAGGCACGACCGACTTAGATAACCAAACGGTTGCTAAAACCTGACCCCTTCGGCTAGCATCCGGTTTACCAATCACGCAGAATAACCTGACCACCATTCAAGCAGGAGAAGCGAACGCACATTATGGGAATCGCGGCCTTACAAGCCCTCAAAGTCGGCTCTTACATCTTCAAACAAAAATTCAAAGGCAATCAACAGTACCCGCTCGTGCTGATGCTGGAACCGCTGTTCCGCTGTAACCTGGCCTGTGTCGGCTGCGGCAAGATTCAGTATCCGGGCGAGATTCTGAAAAAGAACATGACGCCCGAACAGGCCTTCAAGGCGATTGATGAATGCGGCGCGCCCGTCGTGACCATCGCGGGCGGCGAACCGCTGATGCATCCCGAAATTGATGTCATCACCAAAGGCATGATCGCGCGCAAGAAATTCGTTTACCTTTGCACCAACGCGATTCTGCTGGAAAAGCATT is part of the Acidobacteriota bacterium genome and encodes:
- a CDS encoding MFS transporter → MNQRRLFIASCLSLVVTAMIFVIRGDIAPAVEGAYHLSHEQYAFVSTMAFFGFAASILAASPMLDALGMRNLLYLALVLHIGGILAFIAAPNYTVLYMSMLFAGFGNGLVEAVINPLTATVYPTEKVHRLNVLHSWWPGGLIIGGLIAYLMGLLNVSWQVKMGIVIIPTIIYGFLIFGQQFPQTERMAAGISTGEMFKTVGNPAFLLLLFCMMLTASIELGPGQLLESVLRNTAKMSGTMVFVYGSALMFVLRYFAGPIAHKLSPIGMMCMSVLLAGIGLFMLAGATTPTLAYIAATIFYVGVCFMWPTMLGITSERFPQGGALTMGLMGFAGQFALGVIILKMGAVFDAWGAAEVFKFVSKLALIPLVVFAAWWLKDRAAGGYKAVRLSQS
- a CDS encoding DUF167 domain-containing protein; translation: MVKLTARDNAVTFAVRVQPRASQTVIVGALDGALKLRLAAPPVDGAANAELIRWLAKFFDVPRAAIEILSGTTAKQKLIRVSGVQPAIAEQKISAALAQT
- a CDS encoding HAD family phosphatase, which encodes MSNKPILIFDLGAVLIDWNPRYLYRQFFADEATMEAFFAEVGLSEWNAQQDAGRPFAEAIALLAAQYPHHAAHIHAFWERWPEMLGGALEGTVEIMRELRARGHRLFALSNWSAETYPHAAARFEFLQWFEYVALSGRLKLVKPQPEIYAHLQERIARPAAECLFIDDSLANVEAAWQCGWQAIHFTTPGALQVELVRRGIL